The proteins below are encoded in one region of Macaca nemestrina isolate mMacNem1 chromosome 10, mMacNem.hap1, whole genome shotgun sequence:
- the LOC105474335 gene encoding activin receptor type-1-like isoform X2 produces the protein MTLGSPRRGLLMLLMALVTQGDPVKPSRGPLVTCTCESPHCRGPTCQGAWCTVVLVREEGRHPQEHRGCGNLHRELCRGRPTEFVNHYCCDSHLCNRNVSLVLEATQTPSEQPGTDSQLALILGPVLALLALVALGVVGLWHVRRRQEKQRGLHSELGESSLILKASEQGDSMLGDLLDSDCTTGSGSGLPFLVQRTVARQVALVECVGKGRYGEVWRGLWHGESVAVKIFSSRDEQSWFRETEIYNTVLLRHDNILGFIASDMTSRNSSTQLWLITHYHEHGSLYDFLQRQTLEPHLALRLAVSAACGLAHLHVEIFGTQGKPAIAHRDFKSRNVLVKSNLQCCIADLGLAVMHSQGSDYLDIGNNPRVGTKRYMAPEVLDEQIRTDCFESYKWTDIWAFGLVLWEIARRTIVNGIVEDYRPPFYDVVPNDPSFEDMKKVVCVDQQTPTIPNRLAADPVLSGLAQMMRECWYPNPSARLTALRIKKTLQKISNSPEKPKVIQ, from the exons ATGACCTTGGGCTCCCCGAGGAGAGGCCTTCTGATGCTGCTGATGGCCTTGGTGACCCAGG GTGACCCCGTGAAGCCCTCTCGGGGCCCGCTGGTGACCTGCACATGTGAGAGCCCACATTGCAGGGGGCCTACCTGCCAGGGGGCCTGGTGCACAGTAGTGCTGGTGCGGGAGGAGGGGAGGCACCCCCAGGAACATCGGGGCTGCGGGAACTTGCACAGGGAGCTCTGCAGGGGGCGCCCCACCGAGTTCGTCAACCACTACTGCTGTGACAGCCACCTCTGCAACCGCAACGTGTCCCTGGTGCTGGAGG ccacccAAACTCCTTCGGAGCAGCCGGGAACAGACAGCCAGCTGGCCCTGATCCTGGGCCCCGTGCTGGCCTTGCTGGCCCTGGTGGCCCTGGGTGTCGTGGGCCTGTGGCATGTCCgacggaggcaggagaagcagCGGGGCCTGCACAGCGAGCTGGGAGAGTCCAGTCTCATCCTGAAAGCATCTGAGCAGGGCGACAGCATGTTGGGG GACCTCCTGGACAGTGACTGCACCACAGGGAGTGGCTCGGGGCTCCCCTTCCTGGTGCAGAGGACAGTGGCACGGCAGGTTGCCTTGGTGGAGTGTGTGG GAAAAGGCCGCTATGGCGAAGTGTGGCGGGGCTTGTGGCACGGTGAGAGTGTGGCCGTCAAGATCTTCTCCTCGAGGGACGAACAGTCCTGGTTCCGGGAGACTGAGATCTACAACACAGTGTTGCTCAGACACGACAACATCCTAG GTTTCATCGCCTCAGACATGACCTCCCGCAACTCGAGCACGCAGCTGTGGCTCATCACGCATTACCACGAGCACGGCTCCCTCTACGACTTTCTGCAGAGACAGACGCTGGAGCCGCATTTGGCTCTGAGGCTAGCTGTGTCCGCAGCCTGTGGCCTGGCACACCTGCACGTGGAGATCTTCGGTACACAGGGCAAACCGGCCATTGCCCACCGTGACTTCAAGAGCCGCAACGTGCTGGTCAAGAGCAACCTGCAGTGTTGCATTGCTGACCTGG GCCTGGCTGTGATGCACTCACAGGGCAGCGATTACCTGGACATCGGCAACAACCCGAGAGTAGGCACCAAGAGGTACATGGCACCCGAGGTGCTGGATGAGCAGATCCGCACGGACTGCTTTGAGTCCTATAAGTGGACTGACATCTGGGCCTTTGGCCTGGTGCTGTGGGAGATCGCCCGCCGGACCATCGTGAACG GCATCGTGGAGGACTATAGACCACCCTTCTATGATGTCGTGCCCAATGACCCCAGCTTTGAGGACATGAAGAAGGTGGTGTGTGTGGATCAGCAGACCCCCACCATCCCTAACCGGCTGGCTGCAGACCCG GTCCTCTCAGGCCTAGCTCAGATGATGCGGGAGTGCTGGTACCCAAACCCCTCTGCCCGACTCACTGCGCTGCGGATCAAGAAGACACTACAGAAAATTAGCAACAGTCCAGAGAAGCCCAAAGTGATTCAGTAG
- the LOC105474335 gene encoding activin receptor type-1-like isoform X1: MEVRDQSFKVFVWGVRREGQWDRNGCQAQPGGAGPRVAELPVCLPGDPVKPSRGPLVTCTCESPHCRGPTCQGAWCTVVLVREEGRHPQEHRGCGNLHRELCRGRPTEFVNHYCCDSHLCNRNVSLVLEATQTPSEQPGTDSQLALILGPVLALLALVALGVVGLWHVRRRQEKQRGLHSELGESSLILKASEQGDSMLGDLLDSDCTTGSGSGLPFLVQRTVARQVALVECVGKGRYGEVWRGLWHGESVAVKIFSSRDEQSWFRETEIYNTVLLRHDNILGFIASDMTSRNSSTQLWLITHYHEHGSLYDFLQRQTLEPHLALRLAVSAACGLAHLHVEIFGTQGKPAIAHRDFKSRNVLVKSNLQCCIADLGLAVMHSQGSDYLDIGNNPRVGTKRYMAPEVLDEQIRTDCFESYKWTDIWAFGLVLWEIARRTIVNGIVEDYRPPFYDVVPNDPSFEDMKKVVCVDQQTPTIPNRLAADPVLSGLAQMMRECWYPNPSARLTALRIKKTLQKISNSPEKPKVIQ; encoded by the exons ATGGAAGTAAGGGACCAAAGCTTCAAGGTGTTTGTCTGGGGGGTCAGACGAGAGGGACAATGGGACAGAAATGGGTGTCAGGCTCAGCCTGGGGGAGCTGGGCCCAGAGTGGCTGAGCTTCCGGTGTGTCTCCCAGGTGACCCCGTGAAGCCCTCTCGGGGCCCGCTGGTGACCTGCACATGTGAGAGCCCACATTGCAGGGGGCCTACCTGCCAGGGGGCCTGGTGCACAGTAGTGCTGGTGCGGGAGGAGGGGAGGCACCCCCAGGAACATCGGGGCTGCGGGAACTTGCACAGGGAGCTCTGCAGGGGGCGCCCCACCGAGTTCGTCAACCACTACTGCTGTGACAGCCACCTCTGCAACCGCAACGTGTCCCTGGTGCTGGAGG ccacccAAACTCCTTCGGAGCAGCCGGGAACAGACAGCCAGCTGGCCCTGATCCTGGGCCCCGTGCTGGCCTTGCTGGCCCTGGTGGCCCTGGGTGTCGTGGGCCTGTGGCATGTCCgacggaggcaggagaagcagCGGGGCCTGCACAGCGAGCTGGGAGAGTCCAGTCTCATCCTGAAAGCATCTGAGCAGGGCGACAGCATGTTGGGG GACCTCCTGGACAGTGACTGCACCACAGGGAGTGGCTCGGGGCTCCCCTTCCTGGTGCAGAGGACAGTGGCACGGCAGGTTGCCTTGGTGGAGTGTGTGG GAAAAGGCCGCTATGGCGAAGTGTGGCGGGGCTTGTGGCACGGTGAGAGTGTGGCCGTCAAGATCTTCTCCTCGAGGGACGAACAGTCCTGGTTCCGGGAGACTGAGATCTACAACACAGTGTTGCTCAGACACGACAACATCCTAG GTTTCATCGCCTCAGACATGACCTCCCGCAACTCGAGCACGCAGCTGTGGCTCATCACGCATTACCACGAGCACGGCTCCCTCTACGACTTTCTGCAGAGACAGACGCTGGAGCCGCATTTGGCTCTGAGGCTAGCTGTGTCCGCAGCCTGTGGCCTGGCACACCTGCACGTGGAGATCTTCGGTACACAGGGCAAACCGGCCATTGCCCACCGTGACTTCAAGAGCCGCAACGTGCTGGTCAAGAGCAACCTGCAGTGTTGCATTGCTGACCTGG GCCTGGCTGTGATGCACTCACAGGGCAGCGATTACCTGGACATCGGCAACAACCCGAGAGTAGGCACCAAGAGGTACATGGCACCCGAGGTGCTGGATGAGCAGATCCGCACGGACTGCTTTGAGTCCTATAAGTGGACTGACATCTGGGCCTTTGGCCTGGTGCTGTGGGAGATCGCCCGCCGGACCATCGTGAACG GCATCGTGGAGGACTATAGACCACCCTTCTATGATGTCGTGCCCAATGACCCCAGCTTTGAGGACATGAAGAAGGTGGTGTGTGTGGATCAGCAGACCCCCACCATCCCTAACCGGCTGGCTGCAGACCCG GTCCTCTCAGGCCTAGCTCAGATGATGCGGGAGTGCTGGTACCCAAACCCCTCTGCCCGACTCACTGCGCTGCGGATCAAGAAGACACTACAGAAAATTAGCAACAGTCCAGAGAAGCCCAAAGTGATTCAGTAG